Proteins encoded by one window of Streptomyces sp. ALI-76-A:
- a CDS encoding oxygenase MpaB family protein — translation MTYTTASMNALRTSGDELADATVATLFERGQVGTFNTLMRYVSTAGAPLPDGLPDVAREYLHATGAPPAWVDWGEMEKARLFFIDNNVHISTALSFAAMPACYLVPHVARLLATTHALDYPSKRMAETGQFTVHLMQPGAFEAGSAFIPAAQKVRLLHASIRHHLARDDRWDTDSLGVPICQEDLIGGQMFFSLLVLDSLHRLNIHMSAEGAQAYLYAWRVVGAMLGVDQSQVPTDMASARQFLDLYMLRHMGPSEDGARLTRQLTSLYEEIVPGTFFDPLVSALIRHLIGDTCADWLDVARTPWDTAVKAVPHLLGALESIEDRSPFAAWALDRLGHLTTVFELSSLTRGRVMHYAIPEHLKKDYGISATVPRTRRWTPPPPAAVPN, via the coding sequence ATGACCTACACCACGGCGTCGATGAACGCCCTGCGCACCAGCGGTGACGAACTCGCCGACGCGACGGTGGCCACCCTCTTCGAACGCGGTCAGGTAGGCACGTTCAACACGTTGATGCGCTACGTCTCGACCGCCGGCGCTCCACTGCCCGACGGCCTGCCCGACGTGGCGCGGGAGTACCTGCACGCCACCGGCGCCCCGCCGGCCTGGGTCGACTGGGGCGAGATGGAGAAAGCCAGGCTGTTCTTCATCGACAACAACGTGCACATCTCCACGGCGCTGTCCTTCGCCGCCATGCCCGCCTGCTACCTCGTCCCGCACGTGGCGAGACTGCTGGCGACGACGCACGCGCTGGACTACCCGTCCAAACGGATGGCGGAGACCGGGCAGTTCACCGTCCACCTGATGCAGCCCGGCGCGTTCGAAGCCGGCAGCGCCTTCATCCCCGCCGCCCAGAAGGTCCGTCTGCTGCACGCCTCCATCCGTCACCATCTCGCGCGGGACGACCGCTGGGACACCGACAGCCTGGGCGTGCCGATCTGCCAGGAGGACCTGATCGGCGGCCAGATGTTCTTCTCGCTGCTGGTGCTGGACTCCCTGCACCGGCTGAACATCCACATGAGCGCCGAGGGCGCGCAGGCCTACCTGTACGCCTGGCGGGTGGTCGGCGCGATGCTCGGCGTCGACCAGAGCCAGGTGCCCACGGACATGGCCTCCGCCCGCCAGTTCCTCGACCTGTACATGCTCCGCCACATGGGACCGAGCGAGGACGGCGCCCGTCTCACCCGCCAGCTGACCTCGCTGTACGAGGAGATCGTCCCCGGCACCTTCTTCGATCCCCTCGTCTCCGCCCTGATCCGCCACCTCATCGGCGACACGTGCGCCGACTGGCTCGACGTCGCACGCACGCCCTGGGACACCGCCGTCAAGGCCGTACCCCACCTGCTCGGGGCCCTGGAGAGCATCGAGGACCGTTCCCCGTTCGCGGCCTGGGCCCTGGACCGCCTCGGACACCTCACCACGGTCTTCGAGCTGTCCTCCCTCACCCGCGGCCGTGTCATGCACTACGCGATTCCGGAGCACCTGAAGAAGGACTACGGCATCTCCGCCACCGTGCCCCGCACCCGCCGCTGGACCCCGCCCCCACCCGCGGCCGTGCCGAACTGA
- a CDS encoding polyprenyl synthetase family protein, with the protein MTDRDEVAALKVRVDQVLGRFVAQETDQLLAIDTALGPVADQVEAAVAQGKRLRAAFCYWGWRAAGQPDSDALVRAAASMELVHAAAVVHDDIIDDSRLRHGGPTAHVALRAALRGRPRGATAARALAMLVGDLLMSLAGQLFATSGLPAAYLARARPLWAALARDLIAGECLELLRTGGEPDTAQSLQVIRYKSAKYTVEQPLLIGGVLAGAGQGLQEGYSRYGLPLGEAFQLRDDLLGLFGDTELTGKANTDDLRAHRPTALLAETWKAAGDADRERLRTLLGRRDAGPDSLTAVREVMSRLKAPDRIEQMITVRVEEATRALDDLDLPAHAAQALTHLAHAAAVRRH; encoded by the coding sequence GTGACTGACCGGGACGAGGTGGCCGCCCTGAAGGTGCGTGTCGATCAGGTGCTGGGCCGGTTCGTGGCGCAGGAGACGGACCAGCTGCTCGCCATCGACACCGCTCTGGGCCCGGTGGCCGATCAGGTCGAGGCGGCGGTGGCGCAGGGGAAGCGGCTGAGGGCGGCGTTCTGCTACTGGGGCTGGCGGGCGGCCGGTCAGCCCGACAGCGACGCCCTGGTCCGGGCGGCGGCGTCCATGGAACTGGTGCATGCCGCCGCGGTCGTCCACGACGACATCATCGACGACAGCCGGTTGCGGCACGGTGGACCGACCGCGCACGTCGCCCTGCGCGCCGCGCTGCGCGGGCGTCCCCGCGGCGCGACCGCGGCCCGGGCGCTGGCGATGCTGGTGGGGGATCTGCTGATGTCGCTGGCCGGTCAGCTGTTCGCCACCAGTGGCCTGCCCGCGGCCTACCTGGCCCGGGCCCGCCCGCTGTGGGCGGCGCTGGCCAGAGACCTGATCGCGGGTGAGTGCCTGGAGCTCCTGCGCACGGGCGGCGAACCGGACACGGCACAGTCCTTACAGGTGATCCGGTACAAGAGCGCGAAGTACACCGTCGAGCAGCCGTTGTTGATCGGAGGGGTGCTGGCCGGTGCCGGGCAGGGGTTGCAGGAGGGCTACTCGCGCTACGGGCTGCCGTTGGGCGAGGCGTTCCAGCTGCGGGACGACCTGCTGGGCTTGTTCGGGGACACGGAACTGACCGGCAAGGCCAACACGGACGACCTGCGCGCTCACCGGCCCACCGCCCTGCTGGCGGAAACCTGGAAGGCGGCCGGGGACGCCGACCGGGAGCGCCTGCGGACACTGCTGGGCCGGCGCGACGCGGGCCCCGACAGCCTGACCGCGGTGCGCGAGGTGATGAGCCGGCTGAAGGCACCCGACCGGATCGAGCAGATGATCACCGTGCGGGTGGAGGAAGCCACCCGCGCCCTGGACGACCTGGACCTCCCCGCACACGCCGCGCAAGCCCTCACCCACCTGGCACACGCGGCGGCCGTTCGCCGGCACTGA
- a CDS encoding polyprenyl synthetase yields the protein MAQEDGRGGGPAGQAVLLAAGLADLAVSCLGSAVGSVRGLLGRSDTGELAADARRDLAARGRLAVDRYAVAPPAHLEVLAQQVLARRAGDGD from the coding sequence ATGGCGCAGGAGGACGGACGGGGCGGGGGACCGGCCGGGCAGGCGGTGCTGCTGGCGGCGGGCCTGGCCGACCTGGCGGTGAGCTGCCTGGGCTCGGCCGTGGGAAGTGTGCGGGGGTTGCTCGGCCGCTCGGACACGGGAGAGCTCGCTGCTGACGCGCGGCGGGATCTCGCGGCACGCGGGCGGCTGGCGGTGGACCGGTACGCGGTGGCGCCGCCGGCCCATCTGGAGGTCCTCGCCCAGCAGGTCCTGGCGCGACGGGCCGGTGACGGTGACTGA
- a CDS encoding dihydrofolate reductase family protein, with amino-acid sequence MTVTADMAISLDGYVAGTDITPDNPAGDGAEALFEWIHNLASWRQRQNMTGGEDNRDSELMREWFEATGAVVMGRTMYDTGEEFWGDNPPFRAPVLVLTRRPRPTLVKEGGTTFTFVTCGIHSALAQAKAAAGNKNVDIAGGASTVQQYLEAGLIDELQLHVVPTLLGAGLRLFEHLSTAPRTLQPVRVVGTPLATHLKYRFVK; translated from the coding sequence GTGACCGTCACCGCGGATATGGCCATCTCTCTGGACGGCTACGTCGCCGGCACCGACATCACCCCCGACAACCCGGCGGGCGACGGCGCCGAGGCGCTCTTCGAGTGGATCCACAACCTCGCGAGCTGGCGGCAGCGCCAGAACATGACCGGCGGGGAGGACAACCGCGACTCCGAGCTGATGCGCGAGTGGTTCGAGGCCACCGGAGCGGTGGTGATGGGCCGGACGATGTACGACACCGGCGAAGAGTTCTGGGGCGACAACCCGCCGTTCCGCGCCCCGGTCCTCGTCCTCACCCGCCGCCCTCGGCCGACCCTCGTGAAAGAGGGCGGCACCACCTTCACCTTCGTCACCTGCGGCATCCACAGCGCCCTCGCCCAGGCCAAGGCCGCCGCCGGGAACAAGAACGTCGACATCGCGGGCGGGGCGAGCACCGTGCAGCAGTACCTCGAAGCAGGGCTCATCGACGAACTGCAACTGCACGTGGTGCCCACACTCCTCGGCGCGGGGCTGCGCCTCTTCGAGCACCTGAGCACCGCGCCCCGCACGCTTCAGCCGGTCAGGGTCGTCGGAACGCCCCTCGCCACCCACCTGAAGTACCGCTTCGTGAAGTGA
- a CDS encoding DUF6596 domain-containing protein: MNEVLLRSLTPSVLAVLVRRGADFAAAEDAVQEALVEAVRVWPADPPRDAKGWLVTVAWRKFLDATRADAARRRREDLVEEEPVPGLAPAVDDTLQLYFLCAHPSLTPSSAVALTLRAVGGLTTRQIAQAYLVPEATMAQRISRAKRTISGVRFDQPGDVATVLRVLYLVFNEGYGGDVDLAAEAIRLTRQLAAAIDHPEVAGLLALMLLHHARRAARTAPDGSLVPLAEQDRGRWDTKSIAEGVAILQAALARDRLGEFQAQAAIAALHADAPVAEETDWVQIVEWYDELVRLTGSPVVRLNRAVAVGHADGPRAGLAALAALDDTLPRHTAAAAYLHERDGDLATAAQLYAEAALKAPNLAERNHLTRQAARLNARRSH; encoded by the coding sequence ATGAACGAGGTCCTGCTCCGCAGCCTCACACCGAGCGTGCTAGCCGTCCTCGTCCGCCGCGGAGCCGACTTCGCGGCGGCCGAGGACGCCGTACAGGAGGCGCTGGTCGAGGCGGTCCGCGTATGGCCGGCCGACCCGCCGCGGGACGCGAAGGGCTGGCTGGTCACCGTGGCCTGGCGCAAGTTCCTCGACGCGACCCGCGCGGACGCCGCCCGGCGCCGGCGTGAGGACCTCGTCGAGGAGGAGCCGGTGCCCGGGCTCGCGCCCGCGGTGGACGACACGCTCCAGCTCTACTTCCTGTGCGCCCACCCGTCGCTGACACCGTCGTCGGCGGTCGCGCTCACCTTGCGCGCCGTCGGCGGACTCACCACCCGTCAGATCGCCCAGGCCTACCTGGTGCCCGAGGCGACCATGGCGCAGCGCATCAGCCGGGCCAAGCGCACCATCTCCGGCGTGCGCTTCGACCAGCCCGGTGACGTCGCCACCGTGCTGCGCGTTCTCTACCTGGTCTTCAACGAGGGCTACGGCGGCGACGTCGACCTCGCCGCCGAGGCCATCCGGCTCACCCGGCAGCTGGCCGCCGCGATCGACCACCCCGAGGTGGCGGGGCTGCTCGCCCTCATGCTGCTCCACCACGCCCGGCGCGCGGCCCGGACGGCACCCGACGGGAGCCTGGTGCCGCTCGCCGAGCAGGACCGCGGCCGGTGGGACACGAAGTCGATCGCCGAGGGCGTCGCGATCCTGCAGGCGGCCCTCGCCCGCGACCGGCTGGGCGAGTTCCAGGCACAGGCCGCCATCGCCGCGCTCCACGCGGACGCCCCCGTCGCCGAGGAGACCGACTGGGTGCAGATCGTCGAGTGGTACGACGAACTCGTACGCCTGACCGGCAGTCCCGTCGTCCGGCTCAACCGCGCGGTCGCCGTCGGCCATGCCGACGGACCCCGCGCCGGCCTGGCGGCGCTCGCGGCGCTGGACGACACCCTGCCCCGCCACACCGCGGCCGCGGCGTACCTCCACGAGCGCGACGGCGACCTGGCGACGGCGGCGCAGCTGTACGCCGAGGCGGCCCTCAAGGCCCCCAACCTCGCCGAGCGCAACCACCTGACACGCCAGGCCGCCCGACTCAACGCCCGCCGCTCTCACTGA
- a CDS encoding YciI family protein, giving the protein MAKYLLLKHYRGAPAPVNDVAMDQWTPEEISAHVQYMNDFAARLEQTGEFVDGQALAPEGTWVRYDGEGRPPVTDGPFAETKDLIAGWMVIDVDSYERALELAGELSAAPGAGGKPIHEWLELRPFYGVSPTITE; this is encoded by the coding sequence ATGGCCAAGTACTTGCTGCTCAAGCACTACCGCGGCGCCCCGGCTCCGGTCAATGACGTGGCCATGGACCAGTGGACGCCCGAAGAGATCTCGGCGCACGTGCAGTACATGAACGACTTCGCGGCCCGGCTCGAGCAGACCGGCGAGTTCGTCGACGGTCAGGCTCTGGCTCCCGAAGGAACGTGGGTCCGGTACGACGGCGAGGGGCGCCCGCCGGTCACCGACGGCCCGTTCGCCGAGACCAAGGACCTCATCGCCGGATGGATGGTGATCGACGTCGACAGCTACGAACGCGCCCTGGAGCTGGCCGGGGAACTGTCGGCCGCTCCCGGAGCGGGCGGGAAGCCGATCCACGAGTGGCTCGAGCTGCGCCCCTTCTACGGTGTCTCGCCCACCATCACGGAGTGA
- a CDS encoding VOC family protein yields the protein MDITLHTASLPHTDPDASLAFYRDLLGFEVRSDVGHGTMRWIVVGPAGRPGTALLLAPPGADPGITEDERRTIAEMMAKGTYGWIMLATPDLDSTFEKLRAGGAEIVQEPTEQPYGIRDCAFRDPAGNMIRFQELR from the coding sequence ATGGACATCACCCTCCACACGGCCTCCCTCCCTCACACCGACCCGGACGCCTCCCTGGCCTTCTACCGCGACCTGCTCGGCTTCGAGGTACGCAGCGACGTCGGACACGGCACGATGCGGTGGATCGTCGTCGGCCCCGCCGGCCGGCCCGGCACGGCCCTCCTCCTGGCGCCGCCGGGCGCCGACCCCGGCATCACCGAGGACGAGCGCCGCACCATCGCCGAGATGATGGCCAAGGGCACGTACGGCTGGATCATGCTGGCCACCCCCGACCTCGACAGCACCTTCGAGAAGCTACGGGCCGGCGGCGCCGAGATCGTCCAGGAACCGACCGAGCAGCCGTACGGCATCCGCGACTGCGCCTTCCGGGATCCCGCGGGCAACATGATCCGCTTCCAGGAACTCCGCTAG
- a CDS encoding NAD-dependent protein deacetylase — protein sequence MRMRPTLSWTPAEDLPPGTTDLEPVAGALRTGGVLVLSGAGISTESGIPDYRGEGGSLSRHTPMTYQDFTAGAQARRRYWARSHLGWRTFGRARPNAGHRAVAAFARDGLLSGVITQNVDGLHQAAGSEGVVELHGSLARVVCLSCGAVSPRHELARRLEEANPGFDPVAAAINPDGDADLTDDQVADFRVLPCTICGGILKPDVVFFGETVPPPRVEHCRTLVREAASLLVLGSSLTVMSGLRFVRQAAQAGKPVLIVNRDPTRGDPHALARVSLPLGTALTTVADRLGVPVDDEVTAHPRQ from the coding sequence ATGCGCATGCGCCCCACTCTGAGTTGGACCCCTGCCGAGGACCTGCCGCCGGGCACCACGGACCTGGAGCCGGTGGCCGGTGCACTGCGCACCGGTGGTGTGCTGGTGCTCAGCGGGGCTGGCATCTCCACCGAGTCGGGCATCCCCGACTACCGGGGCGAGGGCGGGAGCCTGAGCCGGCACACCCCGATGACGTACCAGGACTTCACCGCCGGCGCCCAGGCCCGGCGCCGGTACTGGGCGCGCAGCCACCTCGGCTGGCGCACCTTCGGCCGCGCCCGGCCCAACGCCGGACACCGGGCCGTGGCCGCGTTCGCCCGGGACGGCCTGCTGTCGGGGGTGATCACCCAGAACGTCGACGGCCTCCACCAGGCCGCCGGCAGCGAGGGCGTCGTGGAACTCCACGGGAGCCTGGCGCGGGTCGTCTGCCTTTCCTGCGGTGCCGTCAGTCCGCGCCACGAGCTTGCCCGGCGCTTGGAGGAGGCCAATCCAGGCTTCGATCCGGTCGCCGCCGCGATCAACCCCGACGGCGACGCCGACCTCACGGACGACCAGGTCGCGGACTTCCGGGTGCTGCCCTGCACGATCTGCGGCGGCATCCTCAAACCGGACGTGGTGTTCTTCGGCGAAACCGTCCCACCGCCGCGGGTCGAGCATTGCCGCACACTGGTCCGCGAAGCGGCCTCGCTGCTGGTCCTGGGTTCCTCACTGACGGTGATGTCGGGGCTCCGGTTCGTCCGTCAGGCAGCCCAGGCCGGGAAGCCGGTCCTGATCGTCAACCGGGACCCCACACGCGGCGACCCGCACGCCCTCGCCCGGGTTTCACTCCCGCTGGGAACGGCCCTCACCACCGTGGCCGACCGGCTGGGCGTTCCCGTCGACGACGAGGTGACGGCCCACCCGCGGCAGTGA
- a CDS encoding DUF6411 family protein — MVIAGVVAVCVVLAVLAFFVPRLSRHPERGTQRSLGAGARAGGKAPGVLGRLFSKPFHTSSRAVGRSGSAGRRTRGRLPF, encoded by the coding sequence GTGGTTATCGCCGGTGTTGTTGCCGTATGTGTGGTTCTGGCCGTCCTGGCCTTCTTCGTCCCCCGTCTTTCCCGCCACCCGGAGCGCGGCACCCAACGTTCGCTCGGCGCCGGTGCGCGAGCCGGCGGCAAGGCGCCGGGTGTCCTGGGCAGGCTTTTCAGCAAGCCCTTCCACACCAGTTCCCGCGCCGTGGGCCGCAGTGGCTCGGCCGGCCGCCGTACCCGCGGTCGCCTTCCGTTCTGA
- a CDS encoding phospholipase D-like domain-containing protein — MRRRLERLIGIAATEGNALVVLRNGDEIFPAMLESIRGARHTVDMMTFVYWRGEIAREFATALAERARDGVRVRLLLDGFGSRRIEPHLLDMMVGAGVKVAWFRKPLYLSPLKQNHRCHRKVLVVDEEAAFTGGVGIAEEWCGDARNEGEWRDTHVQVSGPAVDGIAAAFAQNWAECHDTLFDDRDRFTGHRPQGDAVVQVVRGSASFGWQDMQTLLRVMIESAQVRFRLATAYFAPDAYFIDLLCAAARRGVEVEILLPGPHTDKRVCQLAGQHFYEDLLDCGVRIFEYQPTMMHAKVITVDRIAALIGSTNFNRRSLDHDEEVMLAVLDEDFTATLDQHFDEDLRASERIEKGRWNRRPLTRRLREAAVAPIRRFL; from the coding sequence ATGCGGCGTCGCCTGGAACGCCTGATCGGCATCGCCGCCACGGAAGGCAACGCCCTCGTGGTGCTGCGCAACGGGGACGAGATCTTCCCGGCCATGCTGGAGAGCATCCGCGGCGCGCGGCACACCGTGGACATGATGACGTTCGTGTACTGGCGCGGTGAGATCGCCCGAGAGTTCGCGACCGCGCTGGCCGAGCGGGCCCGCGACGGTGTGCGGGTGCGGCTGCTGCTGGACGGCTTCGGCAGCCGCCGGATCGAACCGCACCTGCTGGACATGATGGTCGGGGCCGGCGTCAAGGTGGCCTGGTTCCGTAAGCCCTTGTATCTGAGCCCCCTCAAGCAGAATCACCGCTGCCATCGCAAAGTGCTCGTCGTGGACGAGGAGGCGGCGTTCACCGGCGGGGTGGGCATAGCCGAGGAATGGTGCGGAGACGCCCGCAACGAGGGCGAATGGCGCGACACCCACGTTCAGGTGTCCGGGCCGGCGGTGGACGGCATCGCCGCCGCCTTCGCGCAGAACTGGGCCGAGTGCCACGACACCCTCTTCGACGACCGTGACCGTTTCACCGGCCACAGGCCGCAGGGCGACGCCGTGGTCCAGGTCGTCCGCGGCTCGGCCAGCTTCGGCTGGCAGGACATGCAGACGCTGCTGCGGGTCATGATCGAGTCCGCTCAGGTCCGCTTCCGGCTCGCCACCGCCTATTTCGCCCCCGACGCCTACTTCATCGACCTGCTGTGCGCGGCCGCCCGACGCGGCGTCGAGGTGGAGATCCTGCTGCCCGGTCCCCATACCGACAAGCGCGTATGCCAACTGGCCGGTCAGCACTTCTACGAAGACCTGCTCGACTGCGGGGTCCGCATCTTCGAGTACCAGCCGACGATGATGCATGCCAAGGTCATCACCGTCGACCGGATCGCCGCCCTGATCGGCTCCACCAACTTCAACCGCCGCTCTCTGGACCACGACGAAGAGGTCATGCTCGCCGTCCTGGACGAGGACTTCACCGCCACCCTCGACCAGCACTTCGACGAGGACCTGCGGGCCAGTGAACGGATCGAGAAGGGCCGCTGGAACCGCCGCCCCCTCACGCGGCGACTGCGGGAGGCGGCCGTCGCTCCCATCCGTCGCTTCCTCTGA
- a CDS encoding dienelactone hydrolase family protein — MPVKTLRIPTPDGQADAFAAFPSRESHDARLPGVLMYADGFGIRPVLRDMARELAGHGYYVLVPNIFYRNGPAPVIALPDHIGEEVRPAVMAQLMPLIEAHTPERVLSDADAYLRFLTTQPEVDAGPVAVTGYCIGGLLAMRTAAAHPRHVAAVAGFHGPVGADGPDGTHRLLSKLTAQVHLGHAETDLTPEALGELNQALDGAGVDYTSEIYPGTVHGFTMADTDAFNPSALKRHWDRLLPLLGRTLVNS, encoded by the coding sequence TTGCCCGTCAAGACACTGCGGATCCCCACCCCGGACGGCCAGGCCGACGCCTTCGCCGCCTTCCCGAGCCGCGAGAGCCACGACGCGCGGCTCCCAGGGGTCCTGATGTACGCGGACGGTTTCGGTATCCGGCCCGTGCTGCGGGACATGGCCCGTGAACTGGCCGGGCACGGGTACTACGTGCTCGTCCCCAACATCTTCTACCGGAACGGCCCGGCGCCGGTGATCGCACTTCCGGACCACATCGGAGAGGAGGTCCGGCCCGCGGTCATGGCCCAGTTGATGCCCTTGATCGAGGCGCACACCCCCGAACGGGTCCTGAGTGACGCCGACGCCTACCTGAGGTTCCTCACCACCCAGCCCGAGGTCGACGCCGGACCGGTCGCGGTGACCGGGTACTGCATAGGCGGCCTCCTGGCGATGCGCACCGCCGCGGCGCACCCGCGTCACGTAGCCGCCGTCGCCGGATTCCACGGTCCTGTGGGCGCCGACGGGCCCGACGGCACGCATCGCCTCCTCTCCAAGCTCACCGCCCAGGTCCATCTCGGGCACGCCGAGACCGATCTGACCCCCGAGGCTCTCGGCGAGCTCAACCAGGCGCTGGATGGCGCAGGTGTCGACTACACCTCCGAGATCTACCCCGGCACCGTCCACGGCTTCACCATGGCCGACACCGACGCCTTCAACCCCTCGGCCCTGAAGCGCCACTGGGACCGCCTGCTCCCTCTCCTCGGCCGCACCCTGGTCAACAGCTGA
- a CDS encoding MarR family transcriptional regulator, protein MISAEAADMPDDGAARTPGRLRRRASRLLSQLSARSDRLITEGLGGAGARKWHYAVLASLEEYGPASQAELSGRSAIYRSDMVGVLNELAERDLVERTPDPDDRRRNIITISAQGRRHLRRLDKVLDDLHDELLAPLSPAERDQFVQMLNRLLDHHARAS, encoded by the coding sequence ATGATCAGTGCCGAAGCCGCAGACATGCCGGACGACGGCGCGGCCAGGACGCCAGGCAGGCTGCGCCGTCGGGCGAGCCGACTGTTGTCGCAGCTCTCCGCGCGGTCGGACCGGCTGATCACCGAGGGGCTGGGCGGGGCCGGCGCCCGCAAGTGGCACTACGCCGTGCTCGCCTCACTGGAGGAGTACGGACCGGCCAGCCAGGCCGAGTTGAGCGGGCGCTCCGCCATCTACCGCAGCGACATGGTCGGCGTGCTCAACGAACTGGCCGAGCGTGACCTCGTCGAGCGGACGCCGGATCCCGATGACCGGCGCCGCAACATCATCACCATCTCGGCTCAGGGCCGCCGTCACCTACGCCGCCTCGACAAGGTCCTGGACGACCTCCACGACGAACTGCTGGCACCGCTGAGTCCGGCCGAACGCGACCAGTTCGTGCAGATGCTCAACCGTTTGCTGGACCACCATGCCCGAGCCTCCTGA
- a CDS encoding helix-turn-helix domain-containing protein has product MNPGSVAVVVTEDVEVPSWDLYELSIPCTVFGKPQPDLADPWYDLRLCGTGERRQDSSPTATGLSLRTRHGLDDLVGADTVIVPSVPDPCVDEGRPLPRALITALRDAYDSGARMVSLCTGAFALAEAGLLDGRRATAHWMHTAQLAERYPKVRVDDSVLYVDDGDVLTSAGLTAGLDLCLHLVRRDLGAHVANQLARRMVVPAHRPGGQAQFIDLSVPATDDGSLGPVLDWARAHLDQPLTVEDLAQRAAMSPRTLHRRLQAATGTTPLQWLLSQRLARAQSLLEATDLPIEKVGELSGLGTANNLRHHFLKQIGVSPGAYRRAFPRTVPGSSPDEDAGEVERGLPRPGSSAQAHRTA; this is encoded by the coding sequence ATGAATCCTGGTTCCGTCGCCGTGGTCGTGACCGAGGACGTCGAGGTCCCCTCGTGGGACCTGTACGAGTTGAGCATCCCCTGCACCGTCTTCGGGAAGCCGCAGCCCGACCTGGCCGACCCGTGGTACGACCTGCGGCTGTGCGGCACGGGAGAGCGTCGGCAGGACAGCTCTCCGACCGCCACGGGACTGTCCCTGCGGACCCGCCACGGGCTCGACGACCTCGTCGGTGCCGACACGGTCATCGTGCCCTCGGTGCCCGACCCGTGTGTCGACGAGGGCAGACCGCTGCCGCGGGCACTGATCACAGCCCTGCGCGACGCCTACGACTCCGGCGCCCGCATGGTCTCCCTGTGCACCGGAGCGTTCGCGCTCGCCGAGGCCGGGCTGCTCGACGGACGGCGTGCCACCGCGCATTGGATGCACACCGCTCAACTGGCCGAGCGTTACCCGAAGGTACGAGTCGACGACTCGGTGCTGTACGTGGACGACGGCGATGTACTCACCAGCGCTGGGCTGACCGCCGGACTCGACCTCTGTCTTCATCTGGTCCGGCGTGACCTGGGCGCGCACGTCGCCAACCAACTGGCCCGCCGGATGGTGGTGCCCGCCCATCGGCCGGGCGGCCAGGCGCAGTTCATCGACCTGTCGGTGCCCGCCACGGACGACGGGAGCCTGGGTCCCGTACTGGACTGGGCCCGTGCGCACCTGGACCAGCCCCTGACAGTCGAGGACCTGGCGCAGCGCGCGGCGATGAGCCCGCGGACCCTCCATCGGCGACTCCAGGCGGCTACGGGGACCACCCCGCTTCAGTGGCTCCTCAGCCAGCGCCTGGCACGGGCGCAGAGCCTGCTGGAGGCGACGGACCTGCCCATCGAGAAGGTCGGGGAGCTGAGTGGCCTCGGTACGGCGAACAACCTGCGCCACCACTTCCTCAAACAGATCGGCGTGTCACCGGGTGCCTACCGGCGGGCCTTCCCCCGGACGGTGCCCGGGTCATCCCCGGACGAAGATGCCGGCGAGGTGGAGCGCGGCCTGCCGCGGCCAGGCTCCAGCGCCCAGGCGCACCGGACGGCGTGA